One Gloeothece verrucosa PCC 7822 DNA window includes the following coding sequences:
- a CDS encoding glycosyltransferase family 39 protein — protein sequence MAVPVVSHPSFIYLPMRLSTNQNPKTLTGKSYQWLLLILWTVLGCGLRFLNLTAKPPWTDEFATMVFSLGNNYDSVLLNQVISPEMVLQPLRLNRDATIFDVISLLLDNDNHPPLYFVLAHWWMNLWPGNGEYISVWAARSLPALLGGLSIPAVYYLARIAFGSAKVAHLSAIMMAVSPYGVFIAQEARHYTLAILFVIFSLCCLLRCAKHFQKKTAIPMSIVFLWLMINCLGLATHYFFSLTLAAEALTLILILYYSIKNSLLISSKTGIPSGIFKKNCWRLALVAFGTITTAIAWVLLLVPHDYGKGMTEWIHQDNFNFIAFISPVFQLMAAWVTMIALLPIESSFLPLAIFSGLLMLLFFVWAIPKLNRGLKMGWQNRHFRLGIGVLLGFIVSAIVLFFAITYCLGLDITRGARYSFVYFPAVPVILGVILAGFLEKKFAIFSSNWKVLKVFEQPKIIISIIIFMGFLSCLTITFNLGYKKYYLPNQLVEVIESSSSHPVLIATTHQNLVQTGEMMGIAWQLQKKNLPVKLQFLLAHHTLKMPEIATITLEKTVNKLTLPLEVWTVNFKAPVRLNNCRVDAQSFPHINGYNYQRYDCQ from the coding sequence TTGGCTGTTCCTGTTGTCAGTCATCCATCTTTTATTTATTTGCCTATGAGGTTGAGTACCAATCAAAACCCTAAAACCCTAACTGGAAAATCTTATCAGTGGTTATTGTTAATATTGTGGACTGTACTCGGTTGCGGGTTGAGGTTTTTGAACTTAACCGCTAAACCTCCTTGGACAGATGAGTTTGCTACGATGGTATTTAGCCTAGGCAATAATTATGATTCGGTATTGCTTAACCAAGTTATTTCTCCTGAAATGGTTTTGCAACCCCTACGACTGAACCGAGACGCAACCATTTTTGATGTCATTTCCTTATTACTCGATAACGATAACCATCCCCCTCTTTATTTTGTCTTAGCTCATTGGTGGATGAATTTATGGCCGGGTAATGGAGAATATATCTCTGTATGGGCAGCGCGTTCACTACCTGCTTTATTAGGGGGGCTTTCTATTCCTGCTGTCTATTATCTTGCTAGAATTGCCTTTGGGTCGGCAAAAGTCGCACATTTATCAGCGATCATGATGGCGGTGTCACCCTACGGGGTTTTTATTGCTCAAGAAGCCCGTCACTATACTTTAGCAATTTTGTTTGTGATTTTTTCTTTGTGTTGTCTGCTCAGATGTGCAAAACATTTTCAAAAGAAAACCGCTATCCCCATGAGCATTGTTTTTTTATGGCTGATGATTAATTGTCTTGGGTTAGCGACTCACTACTTTTTTAGTCTTACCCTTGCGGCTGAAGCACTCACTTTAATTCTTATTCTGTATTATTCGATTAAAAACTCTCTGCTAATTTCATCCAAGACCGGCATACCATCAGGGATTTTTAAGAAAAATTGCTGGCGTTTGGCCCTGGTTGCGTTTGGGACGATTACCACTGCAATCGCTTGGGTTTTATTACTTGTTCCTCATGATTATGGCAAAGGGATGACAGAATGGATTCATCAAGATAATTTTAATTTTATTGCTTTCATTAGTCCTGTTTTCCAACTGATGGCGGCTTGGGTGACTATGATAGCTCTATTACCGATAGAATCATCGTTTTTACCTTTAGCTATCTTTTCGGGCTTATTAATGTTACTGTTTTTTGTCTGGGCTATTCCTAAGCTTAATAGAGGCTTGAAAATGGGTTGGCAAAACCGCCATTTTCGTTTAGGAATAGGGGTATTGCTCGGATTTATTGTTAGTGCCATTGTGCTTTTTTTTGCCATTACCTATTGTTTAGGATTAGATATTACGCGAGGGGCACGCTACAGTTTTGTTTATTTTCCGGCTGTGCCCGTTATTTTGGGCGTTATTTTAGCGGGTTTTTTAGAAAAAAAGTTTGCTATTTTTTCAAGTAATTGGAAAGTATTAAAAGTTTTTGAACAACCGAAAATTATTATTTCAATCATAATTTTTATGGGTTTTTTAAGTTGTCTGACTATCACGTTTAATCTCGGTTATAAAAAATATTATTTACCGAATCAATTAGTTGAGGTGATTGAAAGTAGCTCATCTCATCCGGTTTTAATCGCCACCACTCATCAAAATTTAGTTCAAACGGGAGAGATGATGGGAATTGCTTGGCAATTGCAGAAAAAAAACTTACCTGTAAAACTTCAGTTTTTGCTGGCTCATCACACCTTAAAAATGCCAGAGATTGCCACAATTACCTTAGAGAAGACGGTCAATAAATTGACGCTTCCTTTAGAGGTTTGGACAGTAAATTTTAAGGCTCCTGTACGGTTAAATAATTGTCGAGTTGATGCTCAATCTTTTCCTCATATCAATGGATACAATTATCAGCGATATGATTGTCAATAA
- a CDS encoding EAL domain-containing protein, producing the protein MLHRLIINSSNFRKIIDLQESFYTIGRHSTNSIILPSPKISKKHAIIVKISGEKPQKVFQIIDGDEQGNRSKNGIFVNGKKVLKHQLKHGDIINFDKDIKVTYYIIHVTSNYFINLPASETSFQPSTEVFVNAQWDQTETEEKQILLPESYLSKLASLVEFSPNPIIEINFAGEITYLNSAAIQKFKTIQKEKINHPIFRNLLEQEFHQDGNLLIREIKIGQEIFEQHIHYLNDSQLIRSYIFDITERKLAEEILHYQAYYDTLTGLPNKILFNQQLATALADAHFKNTLLAVLFIDLDGFQNVNDTLGHSTGDQLLRSFAQRLKTRLCAGDFFARWAGDEFTILVPYLENIEEAKNLAQRIFNILQQPFNISDNLLYLKASIGIAIYPQDGEDAETLVKNADAALYRSKEIGKNNYQFYNPIITSKSCQRLQIENLLHQALEKEQFLLHYQPQINIKTGQVLGMEALIRWQHPELGLISPTKFIPIAEETGLIVNIGEWVLRQACLQNQFWQKMGLPPIRIAVNLSPQQFQQPNFINVVTQILKETDLEAHFLELEITETTIMENIDFACQVISYFQTMGVHISMDDFGTGYSSLGYLKQIPLNSIKIDQTFVKDLKEHPQDLAIISAVLAIGRGFNLRVIAEGVETQYQVDLLKKLECEEMQGFKFSKPLTPEDAAKFLWSSPFNS; encoded by the coding sequence ATGTTACACCGCTTAATTATTAATTCCTCTAATTTTAGGAAAATTATTGATCTTCAAGAGTCTTTTTATACCATTGGTCGTCACTCAACAAACTCTATTATACTTCCCAGTCCTAAAATTTCTAAAAAACACGCAATAATTGTGAAAATTTCCGGTGAAAAACCTCAAAAAGTTTTTCAAATTATTGATGGTGACGAGCAAGGAAATCGCAGTAAAAATGGTATTTTTGTCAATGGAAAAAAAGTTTTAAAACATCAGCTTAAACACGGAGATATTATTAATTTTGACAAAGATATTAAAGTGACTTATTATATTATTCATGTTACGTCAAATTACTTTATCAATTTACCCGCGTCTGAAACGTCATTTCAACCCTCTACTGAGGTATTCGTAAATGCCCAATGGGATCAAACTGAAACAGAAGAAAAACAAATTCTTTTACCCGAATCTTATCTATCTAAATTAGCCTCTTTAGTTGAATTTAGCCCTAATCCCATTATTGAAATAAATTTTGCCGGAGAAATTACCTATTTAAATTCAGCCGCTATTCAGAAGTTTAAAACTATTCAAAAGGAAAAAATCAACCATCCAATTTTCAGGAATTTACTTGAACAAGAATTTCATCAAGACGGAAATTTATTAATTCGAGAGATTAAAATTGGACAAGAAATATTTGAACAACATATTCATTATTTAAATGATAGCCAACTCATTAGAAGTTATATTTTTGATATTACTGAAAGAAAACTAGCAGAAGAAATTCTTCATTACCAAGCTTATTATGATACCCTAACGGGACTCCCCAACAAAATATTATTTAATCAACAGTTAGCCACAGCCTTAGCGGATGCTCATTTTAAAAATACTCTTTTAGCTGTTCTATTTATTGATTTAGATGGATTCCAAAATGTTAATGATACCCTCGGCCATAGCACAGGTGATCAATTGTTACGAAGCTTTGCTCAAAGATTAAAAACTCGACTCTGCGCGGGTGATTTTTTCGCTCGTTGGGCCGGGGACGAGTTTACCATCTTAGTGCCTTACCTGGAAAATATAGAGGAAGCAAAAAACCTGGCACAAAGAATATTCAATATCCTACAACAGCCCTTTAATATATCAGATAACTTACTCTACCTTAAAGCCAGTATTGGTATTGCTATTTATCCTCAAGATGGAGAAGATGCAGAAACCCTAGTGAAAAATGCCGATGCGGCTTTATACCGCAGTAAAGAAATAGGAAAAAATAATTATCAATTTTATAATCCCATTATTACCTCGAAATCATGCCAACGACTCCAAATAGAAAATTTACTCCACCAAGCACTAGAAAAAGAACAATTTTTACTGCATTATCAACCTCAGATTAACATTAAAACCGGCCAGGTTTTGGGCATGGAAGCTCTGATTCGTTGGCAACATCCAGAGCTTGGTTTAATTTCGCCCACTAAATTTATTCCTATTGCTGAAGAAACAGGTTTAATTGTCAATATTGGAGAATGGGTATTAAGACAAGCTTGCCTGCAAAATCAATTTTGGCAAAAAATGGGATTACCTCCCATCCGCATCGCGGTTAATCTTTCGCCTCAACAATTTCAACAACCTAATTTTATTAATGTTGTCACACAAATCCTGAAAGAAACTGATTTAGAAGCCCATTTTCTCGAGTTAGAAATTACGGAAACAACCATCATGGAAAACATAGATTTCGCTTGTCAAGTTATCAGTTATTTTCAAACAATGGGTGTTCACATTTCTATGGATGATTTTGGAACCGGCTATTCTTCCCTGGGTTATCTGAAACAAATTCCTTTAAATAGCATTAAAATTGACCAAACTTTTGTCAAAGACCTCAAAGAACATCCGCAAGATTTAGCGATTATTTCGGCTGTATTAGCCATTGGGCGTGGTTTCAATCTTAGAGTCATTGCCGAGGGAGTTGAAACTCAATACCAAGTGGATTTGTTGAAAAAACTAGAATGCGAAGAAATGCAGGGATTTAAATTCAGTAAACCCCTTACTCCAGAAGACGCGGCGAAGTTCCTCTGGTCTTCTCCGTTTAATAGCTAA
- a CDS encoding daunorubicin resistance protein DrrA family ABC transporter ATP-binding protein — translation MPPAVLIEHLNKRYGNVEAVKDISFTVKEGEIFGLLGPNGAGKTTTIRCLCTLAKPDGGKVEIGGISVIDNPKAARRCLGYIAQEVALDKVLTGRELLQLQAALYHLPNNKAKERIDLLIKLLGLEAYADNKTGTYSGGLKKRLDIAAGLLHQPQVLVLDEPTVGLDIESRFIMWDFLRQLKVAGTTVLITSHYLEEIDALADRLAIIDQGLVIAEGTPSQLKDQVGGDRVTLRIREFSPTPEAEKAKEILQTLPFVEEVIINSAQGNSLNLVVTPQSNPLSKIEQSLGSAGLPIFSMAQSRPSLDDVYLAATGRTLLDAELASAGTRDLKAEQKQQMK, via the coding sequence ATGCCTCCTGCTGTTTTAATCGAACACCTCAACAAGCGTTATGGTAATGTAGAAGCGGTGAAAGACATCTCCTTCACCGTCAAAGAAGGCGAAATTTTTGGCTTACTTGGCCCTAACGGTGCCGGAAAAACCACTACGATTCGTTGTCTGTGTACCCTGGCTAAACCCGATGGCGGCAAAGTAGAAATCGGGGGAATATCAGTGATTGATAACCCGAAAGCAGCACGCAGATGTTTAGGCTACATTGCCCAAGAAGTTGCCTTAGATAAAGTCCTGACAGGGCGAGAATTACTCCAATTACAAGCGGCACTCTATCATCTCCCCAATAATAAAGCCAAAGAACGTATTGATCTGTTAATTAAATTACTGGGTTTAGAAGCTTATGCCGATAACAAAACTGGGACTTATTCAGGAGGATTAAAGAAACGCCTCGATATTGCCGCCGGACTGCTTCACCAACCGCAAGTATTAGTCCTTGATGAACCTACTGTAGGATTAGATATTGAAAGCCGCTTTATTATGTGGGACTTTCTGCGGCAATTGAAAGTTGCCGGCACGACAGTGTTAATTACAAGCCATTATTTAGAAGAAATAGATGCCCTAGCTGATCGATTAGCGATCATAGACCAAGGGTTAGTCATTGCTGAGGGAACACCTTCCCAATTAAAGGACCAAGTGGGAGGAGATCGGGTTACCCTGCGGATTCGGGAATTTTCTCCTACTCCAGAAGCCGAAAAAGCTAAAGAAATTCTGCAAACCCTTCCTTTTGTAGAAGAAGTGATTATCAATAGCGCCCAAGGAAATTCCCTTAACCTGGTGGTAACACCTCAAAGTAATCCCCTCAGTAAAATAGAACAGTCTTTAGGATCAGCCGGTTTACCCATCTTTAGTATGGCTCAGTCTCGTCCGAGTCTAGATGATGTTTATTTAGCCGCAACAGGACGTACTCTACTGGATGCGGAATTAGCCTCTGCTGGTACTCGTGACTTGAAAGCCGAACAAAAACAGCAGATGAAATAA
- a CDS encoding ABC transporter permease produces MSQTLTPTQLEPSLSPDTAIKSKMENPSNELGDFLQETFALTKRLFIQLQRRPSSLIAGIIQPFMWLVLFSALFYNAPNGLFGEQINYAKFLAPGIIVFTAFSGALNAGLPIMFDREFGFLNRLLVAPLASRYSIVAASTLYIITLSLIQAAVIVAASAVLGAGWPSLAATGAMTLVVFLIVLGVTALSLGLAFALPGHIELLAVIFVTNLPLLFASTALAPLEFMAKWLQIVASLNPLTYAIEPIRYLYLNAEWGLGSTVLQTPWAAINFAGVLLILLAFDGLILLTIQPLLRRRFA; encoded by the coding sequence ATGAGTCAAACTCTTACACCCACTCAATTAGAACCGTCTTTATCTCCGGATACAGCTATCAAGTCCAAGATGGAAAACCCAAGTAATGAACTGGGAGATTTCCTACAAGAAACCTTCGCCCTAACTAAACGTCTATTTATTCAACTACAACGCCGTCCTTCCTCGTTAATTGCCGGTATTATCCAGCCGTTTATGTGGTTAGTTTTGTTTAGCGCTCTGTTCTACAATGCCCCTAATGGTCTATTTGGAGAACAGATCAATTATGCTAAATTTCTGGCTCCGGGAATTATCGTATTTACGGCTTTTTCTGGGGCATTAAATGCAGGGTTGCCGATCATGTTTGACCGAGAGTTTGGCTTTCTCAATCGTCTATTAGTTGCCCCCCTTGCCTCTCGTTATTCGATTGTGGCCGCTTCTACTCTTTATATCATTACCCTCAGTTTGATCCAAGCGGCGGTGATTGTGGCCGCAAGTGCTGTTTTAGGGGCCGGATGGCCTTCTTTAGCCGCCACTGGTGCCATGACTTTAGTGGTCTTTTTAATTGTTTTAGGGGTAACGGCCTTGAGTCTAGGGTTAGCGTTTGCTTTACCCGGACATATTGAGTTACTAGCGGTGATCTTTGTGACTAACTTACCACTCCTGTTTGCTAGTACCGCCCTTGCGCCTCTTGAGTTTATGGCAAAATGGTTACAAATTGTTGCTAGTCTTAACCCTCTGACTTATGCCATTGAACCTATCCGTTATCTCTATCTCAACGCCGAGTGGGGATTAGGTAGCACAGTCTTACAAACTCCTTGGGCAGCCATTAATTTTGCTGGAGTTTTGTTGATCTTATTAGCATTTGATGGGTTAATATTATTAACAATTCAGCCTTTATTACGTCGTCGATTTGCTTAG
- a CDS encoding glycosyltransferase family 4 protein: MKVSIVVGDLSSSGAGRWGGAVRPFLLAQALRKIDCDVEIVGFVGASDQPLSLSEDIPIISIVKENYYPQFFSSAQQLLRNINGEIIYAYKLKASSFGLSILKKIQTRRPLILDIDDWELSWYGGDEWAYKPSLKQLGRDIFKADGALRQPDYPLYLKLMERFIAQANCITLHTQFLQQRFGGIYLPNGKDTTLFDPERYDAEASRLHYGLSGYRILMFPGAPRPYKGLEDVLLALEQLNQKDLKLVIVGGSPYDDYDQELMQKWGQWIIQLPKTPASMMPEVVAAAHIIVVPQRDVPAAQAQFPLKLTDGMAMAKPIISTPVGDIPEILGETGYLVDSNSPQQIAETIEYIFDHWQEATEKGQQARQKCLKSYSLEAMASTLSQILNFLSGPT; the protein is encoded by the coding sequence TTGAAAGTTTCAATTGTTGTCGGTGACTTATCCAGTAGTGGAGCCGGAAGATGGGGCGGCGCTGTACGTCCATTTTTGTTGGCTCAAGCTTTAAGAAAAATTGACTGTGATGTAGAAATTGTTGGTTTTGTTGGAGCAAGCGATCAACCCTTGTCGCTCAGTGAAGATATACCTATTATTTCCATTGTCAAAGAGAATTATTATCCTCAATTTTTCAGTTCCGCTCAACAGCTTTTGCGAAACATTAACGGTGAAATTATCTACGCTTATAAACTTAAAGCCTCGAGCTTTGGGTTATCTATCCTCAAAAAAATACAAACCCGCCGCCCCTTGATTTTAGATATTGATGATTGGGAGTTAAGCTGGTATGGCGGAGATGAATGGGCCTATAAACCCTCTCTCAAACAATTAGGAAGGGATATTTTTAAAGCCGACGGTGCTTTAAGACAGCCTGATTATCCCCTATATCTCAAATTAATGGAACGTTTCATTGCTCAAGCAAATTGTATTACCCTTCATACCCAATTTTTACAGCAACGTTTTGGGGGGATTTATTTACCCAATGGCAAAGATACCACTTTATTTGATCCTGAACGTTATGATGCAGAGGCTAGTCGCCTTCATTATGGGTTGAGCGGCTATCGAATTTTAATGTTTCCTGGGGCACCACGACCCTATAAAGGCTTGGAAGATGTTTTACTAGCCTTAGAACAACTCAATCAAAAAGACCTCAAATTGGTGATAGTGGGAGGAAGCCCTTATGATGATTATGATCAGGAATTGATGCAAAAATGGGGACAGTGGATCATTCAGTTACCGAAAACGCCAGCGAGCATGATGCCTGAAGTGGTTGCCGCCGCTCACATTATTGTGGTTCCTCAACGAGACGTGCCGGCAGCACAAGCTCAATTTCCCTTAAAGTTAACTGATGGTATGGCTATGGCCAAGCCAATTATCTCAACTCCTGTGGGGGATATTCCTGAAATTTTAGGAGAGACGGGTTATTTAGTCGATTCTAATTCACCTCAACAAATAGCCGAGACAATTGAGTATATTTTTGATCATTGGCAAGAAGCAACCGAAAAAGGCCAGCAAGCCCGACAAAAATGTCTCAAATCTTATAGCCTTGAGGCAATGGCTAGTACCCTTTCTCAAATTCTTAATTTTTTATCGGGTCCAACCTAG
- the gloB gene encoding hydroxyacylglutathione hydrolase: protein MKILRLPALSDNYIFLLHDPQENIAAVVDPAQPQPVLECLKELGASLVAIFNTHHHQDHVGGNRELMQHFPDLTVYGGEQDRGRIPGQQVFLTEGDRVKFAHREAEVFFVPGHTKAHIAYYFPPTEGQDTGELFCGDTIFAGGCGRLFEGTPAQMVDSIGKLRALPDHTRVWCAHEYTLNNLKFALTVEPENSDLQNRYSQVQMARSQGEATVPSLLGIEKLTNPFLRWDSPAIQSAMNSDDAVQVFGRLRGKKDHF, encoded by the coding sequence ATGAAAATTTTACGTTTACCGGCTCTTTCTGATAATTATATTTTTCTTTTGCATGATCCTCAAGAAAATATAGCCGCCGTTGTCGATCCTGCCCAACCCCAACCGGTGTTAGAGTGCCTAAAGGAATTAGGGGCCTCTTTAGTGGCTATTTTCAATACTCATCACCATCAGGACCATGTTGGGGGTAACCGAGAATTAATGCAGCATTTTCCTGATCTAACTGTCTATGGCGGCGAGCAAGATCGAGGCCGCATACCTGGACAACAGGTTTTTTTAACTGAAGGTGATCGGGTCAAATTTGCTCATCGAGAAGCGGAGGTCTTTTTCGTCCCCGGTCATACTAAAGCCCATATTGCTTATTATTTTCCGCCCACTGAAGGGCAAGATACCGGAGAGTTATTTTGTGGGGATACGATTTTTGCTGGAGGTTGTGGCCGCTTATTTGAAGGAACTCCCGCTCAGATGGTGGACTCCATTGGTAAATTACGAGCTTTACCGGATCATACTCGGGTGTGGTGCGCCCATGAATATACTCTCAATAACCTTAAATTTGCCCTGACGGTGGAACCGGAAAATTCCGACCTACAAAATCGTTATTCTCAAGTTCAAATGGCCCGTTCTCAAGGAGAAGCCACTGTTCCCTCACTGTTAGGTATAGAAAAGTTAACTAACCCTTTCTTACGTTGGGATAGTCCTGCCATTCAGTCAGCCATGAACAGTGATGATGCTGTGCAAGTCTTTGGGCGCTTGCGCGGTAAAAAAGACCATTTTTAG
- a CDS encoding cupin domain-containing protein, with translation MGLAKTISRVELESIQSGMTQFYTPQSSHETILVQIPPHTVEDLFVHRFQTDQLLVVRGSFVLVILQNRQYRYIPLSEHKPQVVTIPRGVVHGAINLSNTPCFVVNAVLRHGAVDPKDYQPRKRPFPYDLQAAGAALKQFESTEYSQLIG, from the coding sequence ATGGGTTTAGCAAAAACGATTTCTCGGGTTGAACTCGAATCGATTCAGAGCGGCATGACTCAATTTTATACGCCTCAATCTAGCCACGAAACTATATTAGTGCAGATTCCGCCTCATACCGTTGAGGACTTATTTGTTCATCGGTTTCAAACTGACCAATTATTAGTAGTACGAGGCAGTTTTGTCTTAGTGATTTTGCAAAATCGGCAATATCGCTATATTCCTTTAAGTGAACACAAACCTCAAGTGGTGACTATTCCTAGAGGGGTAGTTCATGGAGCAATTAATCTGAGTAATACTCCTTGTTTTGTGGTTAATGCGGTGCTTCGTCATGGAGCCGTTGATCCAAAAGATTATCAACCTCGTAAACGTCCGTTTCCCTATGATTTACAAGCGGCTGGGGCGGCGTTAAAGCAATTTGAATCTACTGAATATTCTCAGCTAATTGGATAG
- a CDS encoding branched-chain amino acid ABC transporter permease — protein MVEYLVTLINSAAIYSLFALGLNLQWGFSGLINFGHVAFMTLGAYATAQLSLLGVPIIIAVAVGLVLAAILGLLIGSSTLRLREDYLAIVTIGVSELLRLVVNNEKWLTDSGQWREGSFGIQRYPLPMNFEPNSVSKLVMIAILTLLAVWAEWQLWRALSSQWRSYQEIRDKSYQPTKPISLIIWGIIATGLMVVVYVNGVIALSNYRYQAGLMLLILLVLAATYWGLEFLVRSPWGRVLKAIREDEQVPKALGKNVFWYKLQALMLGGAIAGLAGAFFAWQITTIYPTNFEPLLTFYAWIIVVLGGAGTNAGTLLGAIIFWAYDSITRFVLPHIGNFDSSQEGAFRIMVIGLILMVLMIWRPQGILGKKEELTLNR, from the coding sequence ATGGTTGAGTATCTTGTCACTCTGATTAACTCTGCTGCGATTTATAGCTTATTTGCTCTAGGATTAAATTTACAGTGGGGCTTTAGCGGCTTAATTAACTTTGGTCATGTAGCCTTCATGACCTTGGGAGCTTATGCGACGGCCCAATTAAGCTTATTAGGAGTACCGATTATTATTGCTGTGGCTGTTGGCCTAGTGCTGGCGGCAATACTGGGTCTTTTAATTGGGTCTTCTACCTTACGATTAAGAGAAGATTACTTAGCCATTGTAACCATTGGCGTATCAGAATTACTGCGTCTGGTAGTCAACAATGAAAAATGGCTCACTGATTCTGGACAATGGAGAGAGGGATCTTTTGGCATTCAGCGTTATCCCTTACCGATGAACTTTGAACCCAATTCTGTCTCTAAGCTAGTGATGATCGCTATCTTAACCTTACTGGCAGTTTGGGCAGAGTGGCAACTGTGGCGAGCTTTATCAAGTCAGTGGCGATCATATCAAGAAATTAGAGATAAAAGCTATCAACCGACAAAACCTATCAGTCTGATTATTTGGGGAATAATTGCCACCGGTTTAATGGTGGTGGTTTATGTCAATGGGGTGATCGCTTTATCGAATTATCGCTATCAAGCCGGCTTAATGTTATTAATTTTGCTGGTGTTAGCCGCCACCTATTGGGGATTAGAATTTTTAGTCCGCTCGCCTTGGGGAAGGGTATTAAAAGCGATCCGAGAAGATGAACAAGTGCCAAAAGCCTTGGGAAAAAATGTTTTTTGGTATAAATTACAGGCATTAATGTTAGGGGGAGCCATTGCCGGTTTAGCGGGGGCATTTTTTGCCTGGCAGATCACCACGATTTATCCGACTAATTTTGAACCGTTATTAACGTTTTATGCTTGGATTATCGTTGTTTTAGGAGGGGCAGGAACTAATGCAGGCACCCTACTAGGCGCGATTATTTTTTGGGCTTATGATTCTATCACGCGCTTTGTATTGCCGCACATCGGAAATTTTGATAGTTCTCAAGAAGGCGCATTTCGCATTATGGTTATTGGTTTAATTTTGATGGTGCTGATGATTTGGCGACCTCAAGGTATCCTAGGTAAAAAAGAAGAATTAACCTTAAATCGATAG
- a CDS encoding ABC transporter ATP-binding protein has translation MEVTESRSTTPILSAQGLCKHFGGIRAVNNARIEVQQGSITGLIGPNGAGKTTLFNLLSNFIRPDAGQVIFDQHPIHTLLPHQIALLGCVRTFQVARVLSRLSVLENMLLATQKQTGENFMQLWLKSKQVRQEERENREKAMAILDSVGLAAKAYDYAGALSGGQRKLLEMARALMTHPKLILLDEPAAGVNPTLIGQICEHILTWNKEGISFLIIEHNMDVIMSLCHHVWVLAEGTNLANGTPEEIQQNSEVLEAYLGE, from the coding sequence ATGGAAGTTACTGAGTCTCGGTCTACAACCCCTATCCTTTCCGCCCAAGGATTATGTAAACACTTTGGGGGAATTCGGGCGGTGAATAATGCGCGAATAGAAGTCCAACAAGGGAGTATTACGGGGTTAATTGGCCCTAATGGTGCGGGAAAAACCACTTTATTTAACTTATTATCTAATTTTATTCGTCCCGATGCCGGACAAGTAATTTTTGATCAGCATCCTATTCATACTTTATTACCTCATCAAATTGCGCTGTTAGGATGCGTGCGGACTTTTCAAGTGGCGCGAGTTCTTTCTCGGTTATCGGTTTTAGAAAATATGTTATTAGCCACCCAAAAACAGACGGGAGAGAATTTTATGCAGCTTTGGCTTAAATCAAAACAAGTCCGACAAGAAGAACGAGAAAATCGAGAAAAAGCGATGGCTATTTTAGACTCCGTTGGATTAGCCGCCAAAGCTTATGACTATGCGGGGGCTTTATCGGGAGGACAACGAAAGTTATTAGAAATGGCTAGGGCTTTAATGACTCATCCCAAATTAATTTTACTCGATGAGCCAGCCGCCGGGGTTAATCCTACTCTCATTGGTCAAATTTGTGAACATATTTTGACGTGGAATAAAGAGGGCATTTCTTTTTTAATTATTGAACATAATATGGATGTGATTATGTCTTTATGTCATCATGTTTGGGTGTTAGCTGAAGGCACGAATCTAGCTAATGGAACTCCCGAAGAAATTCAGCAAAATTCAGAAGTTTTAGAAGCGTATTTAGGGGAATAA